One part of the Eubalaena glacialis isolate mEubGla1 chromosome 19, mEubGla1.1.hap2.+ XY, whole genome shotgun sequence genome encodes these proteins:
- the GGA3 gene encoding ADP-ribosylation factor-binding protein GGA3 isoform X1, translating to MAEAEGESLESWLNKATNPSNRQEDWEYIIGFCDQINKELEGPQIAVRLLAHKIQSPQEWEAVQALTVLEACMKNCGRRFHNEVGKFRFLNELIKVVSPKYLGDRVSEKVKTKVIELLYSWTLALPEESKIKDAYHMLKRQGIVQSDPLIPMDRTLIPSPPPRPKNPVFDDEEKSKLLAKLLKSKNPDDLQEANKLIKSMVKEDEARIQKVAKRLHALEEVSNNVKLLSEMLLHYSREDSSEADKELMKELFDRCESKRRTLFKLASETEDNDSSLGDILQASDNLSRVINSYKTVVEGQVINGEVVTSAIPDSEGKHRSSNQGTLIDLAELDAPSSLSPVLAPAPRPSGIPVLPPPPQASGPGRSHSSSQAEAPPGPSSTGHTLSLLDEELLCLGLTDPAPCAPPRESAGNSQWPLFQKERSNLDFFSPKPGTGACSLSDGPLLQPSAAPAGNSQAPVVPASVPAPPAGSFSFSTGLASASAPKAEPAAPGHHGSALGDSTLRQLDALDQLLEEAKATSGLVKPISSGFFAGAATSPLLPTSASARPLLPFSTGPGSPLFQPPAFQSQGSPMQGPELSLTSVHVPLESIKPSSALPVTAYDKNGFRILFHFAKECPPGRPDVLVVVVSMLNTAPLPIKGIVLQAAVPKSMKVKLQPPSGTELSPFSPIQPPAAITQVMLLANPLKEKARLRYRLTFALGEQLSTEVGEVDQFPPVEQWGNL from the exons ATAAAGCCACCAATCCTTCCAACCGCCAGGAGGACTGGGAATACATAATTGGCTTTTGTGATCAGATCAACAAAGAGCTTGAAGG GCCACAGATCGCCGTCCGACTGCTGGCCCATAAGATCCAGTCTCCGCAGGAATGGGAGGCAGTCCAGGCCCTGACG GTGCTGGAGGCCTGCATGAAGAACTGTGGGAGGAGATTTCATAACGAAGTGGGAAAGTTCCGGTTTTTGAATGAGTTGATCAAAGTCGTCTCTCCAAAG TACCTGGGGGACAGGGTGTCTGAGAAAGTGAAGACCAAGGTTATTGAGCTGCTTTATAGCTGGACGTTGGCCCTGCCGGAGGAATCAAAGATCAAGGATGCCTACCACATGTTGAAGAGACAGG GCATTGTGCAGTCTGACCCGCTGATACCTATGGACAGGACACTGATCCCCTCTCCGCCACCTCGTCCCAAAAACCCTGTTTTTGATGATGAGGAGAAGTCCAAG CTTTTAGCCAAGTTGTTGAAAAGCAAAAACCCAGACGACCTGCAGGAGGCCAACAAGCTCATCAAGTCCATGGTGAAGGAA GATGAGGCGCGCATCCAGAAGGTGGCGAAGCGTCTGCACGCTCTGGAGGAGGTCAGTAACAACGTAAAGCTGCTCAGTGAGATGCTGCTTCATTACAGCAGAGAGGATTCTTCAGAGGCAGATAAAGAGCTCATGAAG GAGCTGTTTGATCGGTGTGAGAGCAAGAGGCGGACGTTATTCAAACTAGCCAGCGAGACAGAGGACAACGACAGTAGTTTAG GGGACATCCTGCAGGCCAGTGACAACCTCTCCCGGGTCATCAACTCTTATAAAACAGTCGTTGAAGGGCAGGTCATCAATGGTGAGGTGGTCACCTCAGCCATTCCTGACTCTGAAG GAAAGCACCGCTCCAGTAACCAAGGCACTCTCATTGACCTTGCCGAGTTGGACGCGCCGAGCAGCTTGTCCCCAGTGCTggcccccgcgccccgcccctCGGGCATCCCTGTCCTCCCTCCGCCCCCCCAGGCCTCGGGACCCGGGCGCAGCCACTCGTCCAGCCAGGCCGAGGCGCCCCCGGGACCCAGCAGCACAGGCCACACCCTCAGCCTGCTGGACGAGGAGCTGCTCTGCTTGG GTCTCACCGACCCAGCCCCCTGTGCTCCTCCCAGAGAGTCAGCCGGAAACAGCCAGTGGCCCCTGTTCCAG AAGGAACGGTCGAACCTGGACTTCTTCAGCCCCAAACCCGGGACTGGTGCCTGTAGCCTCTCAGATGGGCCTCTCCTGCAGCCCTCAGCAGCCCCCGCAGGCAACTCCCAGGCCCCCGTGGTCCCAGCCAGCGTTCCGGCCCCCCCGGCAGGCTCCTTCTCGTTTTCCACCGGCCTGGCCTCAGCTTCGGCCCCCAAGGCTGAGCCCGCGGCCCCCGGGCACCATGGTTCAGCTTTGGGCGACAGCACCCTGCGCCAGCTGGACGCCCTTGATCAGCTTCTAGAAGAGGCCAAAGC gaCCTCAGGCCTGGTGAAACCCATCTCCTCCGGCTTCTTCGCTGGCGCTGCCacctcccctctgctccccaccaGCGCCTCAGCTAgacctctcctccccttctccacGGGGCCCGGCAGCCCTCTCTTCCAGCCACCTGCCTTCCAGTCCCAGGGCAGCCCCATGCAGGGGCCCGAGCTCTCCCTGACCAGTGTCCACGTCCCCCTGGAGTCTATCAAGCCTA GCAGCGCCCTTCCTGTGACAGCCTATGATAAAAATGGCTTCCGCATCCTCTTCCATTTTGCCAAGGAGTGTCCTCCAGGACGGCCCGacgtgctggtggtggtagtgtccaTGCTGAACACGGCTCCCTTGCCTATCAAGGGCATCGTGCTGCAGGCTGCAGTGCCCAAG tcAATGAAAGTGAAGTTGCAGCCACCCTCTGGGACAGAACTCTCTCCGTTTAGCCCCATCCAGCCACCTGCAGCCATCACCCAGGTCATGCTGCTGGCCAATCCACTGAAG GAGAAGGCGAGGCTTCGGTACAGGCTGACCTTCGCCTTGGGGGAGCAGCTGAGCACGGAGGTGGGTGAGGTGGACCAGTTCCCTCCTGTGGAGCAGTGGGGGAACCTATGA
- the GGA3 gene encoding ADP-ribosylation factor-binding protein GGA3 isoform X4 translates to MKNCGRRFHNEVGKFRFLNELIKVVSPKYLGDRVSEKVKTKVIELLYSWTLALPEESKIKDAYHMLKRQGIVQSDPLIPMDRTLIPSPPPRPKNPVFDDEEKSKLLAKLLKSKNPDDLQEANKLIKSMVKEDEARIQKVAKRLHALEEVSNNVKLLSEMLLHYSREDSSEADKELMKELFDRCESKRRTLFKLASETEDNDSSLGDILQASDNLSRVINSYKTVVEGQVINGEVVTSAIPDSEGKHRSSNQGTLIDLAELDAPSSLSPVLAPAPRPSGIPVLPPPPQASGPGRSHSSSQAEAPPGPSSTGHTLSLLDEELLCLGLTDPAPCAPPRESAGNSQWPLFQKERSNLDFFSPKPGTGACSLSDGPLLQPSAAPAGNSQAPVVPASVPAPPAGSFSFSTGLASASAPKAEPAAPGHHGSALGDSTLRQLDALDQLLEEAKATSGLVKPISSGFFAGAATSPLLPTSASARPLLPFSTGPGSPLFQPPAFQSQGSPMQGPELSLTSVHVPLESIKPSSALPVTAYDKNGFRILFHFAKECPPGRPDVLVVVVSMLNTAPLPIKGIVLQAAVPKSMKVKLQPPSGTELSPFSPIQPPAAITQVMLLANPLKEKARLRYRLTFALGEQLSTEVGEVDQFPPVEQWGNL, encoded by the exons ATGAAGAACTGTGGGAGGAGATTTCATAACGAAGTGGGAAAGTTCCGGTTTTTGAATGAGTTGATCAAAGTCGTCTCTCCAAAG TACCTGGGGGACAGGGTGTCTGAGAAAGTGAAGACCAAGGTTATTGAGCTGCTTTATAGCTGGACGTTGGCCCTGCCGGAGGAATCAAAGATCAAGGATGCCTACCACATGTTGAAGAGACAGG GCATTGTGCAGTCTGACCCGCTGATACCTATGGACAGGACACTGATCCCCTCTCCGCCACCTCGTCCCAAAAACCCTGTTTTTGATGATGAGGAGAAGTCCAAG CTTTTAGCCAAGTTGTTGAAAAGCAAAAACCCAGACGACCTGCAGGAGGCCAACAAGCTCATCAAGTCCATGGTGAAGGAA GATGAGGCGCGCATCCAGAAGGTGGCGAAGCGTCTGCACGCTCTGGAGGAGGTCAGTAACAACGTAAAGCTGCTCAGTGAGATGCTGCTTCATTACAGCAGAGAGGATTCTTCAGAGGCAGATAAAGAGCTCATGAAG GAGCTGTTTGATCGGTGTGAGAGCAAGAGGCGGACGTTATTCAAACTAGCCAGCGAGACAGAGGACAACGACAGTAGTTTAG GGGACATCCTGCAGGCCAGTGACAACCTCTCCCGGGTCATCAACTCTTATAAAACAGTCGTTGAAGGGCAGGTCATCAATGGTGAGGTGGTCACCTCAGCCATTCCTGACTCTGAAG GAAAGCACCGCTCCAGTAACCAAGGCACTCTCATTGACCTTGCCGAGTTGGACGCGCCGAGCAGCTTGTCCCCAGTGCTggcccccgcgccccgcccctCGGGCATCCCTGTCCTCCCTCCGCCCCCCCAGGCCTCGGGACCCGGGCGCAGCCACTCGTCCAGCCAGGCCGAGGCGCCCCCGGGACCCAGCAGCACAGGCCACACCCTCAGCCTGCTGGACGAGGAGCTGCTCTGCTTGG GTCTCACCGACCCAGCCCCCTGTGCTCCTCCCAGAGAGTCAGCCGGAAACAGCCAGTGGCCCCTGTTCCAG AAGGAACGGTCGAACCTGGACTTCTTCAGCCCCAAACCCGGGACTGGTGCCTGTAGCCTCTCAGATGGGCCTCTCCTGCAGCCCTCAGCAGCCCCCGCAGGCAACTCCCAGGCCCCCGTGGTCCCAGCCAGCGTTCCGGCCCCCCCGGCAGGCTCCTTCTCGTTTTCCACCGGCCTGGCCTCAGCTTCGGCCCCCAAGGCTGAGCCCGCGGCCCCCGGGCACCATGGTTCAGCTTTGGGCGACAGCACCCTGCGCCAGCTGGACGCCCTTGATCAGCTTCTAGAAGAGGCCAAAGC gaCCTCAGGCCTGGTGAAACCCATCTCCTCCGGCTTCTTCGCTGGCGCTGCCacctcccctctgctccccaccaGCGCCTCAGCTAgacctctcctccccttctccacGGGGCCCGGCAGCCCTCTCTTCCAGCCACCTGCCTTCCAGTCCCAGGGCAGCCCCATGCAGGGGCCCGAGCTCTCCCTGACCAGTGTCCACGTCCCCCTGGAGTCTATCAAGCCTA GCAGCGCCCTTCCTGTGACAGCCTATGATAAAAATGGCTTCCGCATCCTCTTCCATTTTGCCAAGGAGTGTCCTCCAGGACGGCCCGacgtgctggtggtggtagtgtccaTGCTGAACACGGCTCCCTTGCCTATCAAGGGCATCGTGCTGCAGGCTGCAGTGCCCAAG tcAATGAAAGTGAAGTTGCAGCCACCCTCTGGGACAGAACTCTCTCCGTTTAGCCCCATCCAGCCACCTGCAGCCATCACCCAGGTCATGCTGCTGGCCAATCCACTGAAG GAGAAGGCGAGGCTTCGGTACAGGCTGACCTTCGCCTTGGGGGAGCAGCTGAGCACGGAGGTGGGTGAGGTGGACCAGTTCCCTCCTGTGGAGCAGTGGGGGAACCTATGA
- the GGA3 gene encoding ADP-ribosylation factor-binding protein GGA3 isoform X3, with the protein MAEAEGESLESWLNKATNPSNRQEDWEYIIGFCDQINKELEGPQIAVRLLAHKIQSPQEWEAVQALTVLEACMKNCGRRFHNEVGKFRFLNELIKVVSPKYLGDRVSEKVKTKVIELLYSWTLALPEESKIKDAYHMLKRQGIVQSDPLIPMDRTLIPSPPPRPKNPVFDDEEKSKLLAKLLKSKNPDDLQEANKLIKSMDEARIQKVAKRLHALEEVSNNVKLLSEMLLHYSREDSSEADKELMKELFDRCESKRRTLFKLASETEDNDSSLGDILQASDNLSRVINSYKTVVEGQVINGEVVTSAIPDSEGKHRSSNQGTLIDLAELDAPSSLSPVLAPAPRPSGIPVLPPPPQASGPGRSHSSSQAEAPPGPSSTGHTLSLLDEELLCLGLTDPAPCAPPRESAGNSQWPLFQKERSNLDFFSPKPGTGACSLSDGPLLQPSAAPAGNSQAPVVPASVPAPPAGSFSFSTGLASASAPKAEPAAPGHHGSALGDSTLRQLDALDQLLEEAKATSGLVKPISSGFFAGAATSPLLPTSASARPLLPFSTGPGSPLFQPPAFQSQGSPMQGPELSLTSVHVPLESIKPSSALPVTAYDKNGFRILFHFAKECPPGRPDVLVVVVSMLNTAPLPIKGIVLQAAVPKSMKVKLQPPSGTELSPFSPIQPPAAITQVMLLANPLKEKARLRYRLTFALGEQLSTEVGEVDQFPPVEQWGNL; encoded by the exons ATAAAGCCACCAATCCTTCCAACCGCCAGGAGGACTGGGAATACATAATTGGCTTTTGTGATCAGATCAACAAAGAGCTTGAAGG GCCACAGATCGCCGTCCGACTGCTGGCCCATAAGATCCAGTCTCCGCAGGAATGGGAGGCAGTCCAGGCCCTGACG GTGCTGGAGGCCTGCATGAAGAACTGTGGGAGGAGATTTCATAACGAAGTGGGAAAGTTCCGGTTTTTGAATGAGTTGATCAAAGTCGTCTCTCCAAAG TACCTGGGGGACAGGGTGTCTGAGAAAGTGAAGACCAAGGTTATTGAGCTGCTTTATAGCTGGACGTTGGCCCTGCCGGAGGAATCAAAGATCAAGGATGCCTACCACATGTTGAAGAGACAGG GCATTGTGCAGTCTGACCCGCTGATACCTATGGACAGGACACTGATCCCCTCTCCGCCACCTCGTCCCAAAAACCCTGTTTTTGATGATGAGGAGAAGTCCAAG CTTTTAGCCAAGTTGTTGAAAAGCAAAAACCCAGACGACCTGCAGGAGGCCAACAAGCTCATCAAGTCCATG GATGAGGCGCGCATCCAGAAGGTGGCGAAGCGTCTGCACGCTCTGGAGGAGGTCAGTAACAACGTAAAGCTGCTCAGTGAGATGCTGCTTCATTACAGCAGAGAGGATTCTTCAGAGGCAGATAAAGAGCTCATGAAG GAGCTGTTTGATCGGTGTGAGAGCAAGAGGCGGACGTTATTCAAACTAGCCAGCGAGACAGAGGACAACGACAGTAGTTTAG GGGACATCCTGCAGGCCAGTGACAACCTCTCCCGGGTCATCAACTCTTATAAAACAGTCGTTGAAGGGCAGGTCATCAATGGTGAGGTGGTCACCTCAGCCATTCCTGACTCTGAAG GAAAGCACCGCTCCAGTAACCAAGGCACTCTCATTGACCTTGCCGAGTTGGACGCGCCGAGCAGCTTGTCCCCAGTGCTggcccccgcgccccgcccctCGGGCATCCCTGTCCTCCCTCCGCCCCCCCAGGCCTCGGGACCCGGGCGCAGCCACTCGTCCAGCCAGGCCGAGGCGCCCCCGGGACCCAGCAGCACAGGCCACACCCTCAGCCTGCTGGACGAGGAGCTGCTCTGCTTGG GTCTCACCGACCCAGCCCCCTGTGCTCCTCCCAGAGAGTCAGCCGGAAACAGCCAGTGGCCCCTGTTCCAG AAGGAACGGTCGAACCTGGACTTCTTCAGCCCCAAACCCGGGACTGGTGCCTGTAGCCTCTCAGATGGGCCTCTCCTGCAGCCCTCAGCAGCCCCCGCAGGCAACTCCCAGGCCCCCGTGGTCCCAGCCAGCGTTCCGGCCCCCCCGGCAGGCTCCTTCTCGTTTTCCACCGGCCTGGCCTCAGCTTCGGCCCCCAAGGCTGAGCCCGCGGCCCCCGGGCACCATGGTTCAGCTTTGGGCGACAGCACCCTGCGCCAGCTGGACGCCCTTGATCAGCTTCTAGAAGAGGCCAAAGC gaCCTCAGGCCTGGTGAAACCCATCTCCTCCGGCTTCTTCGCTGGCGCTGCCacctcccctctgctccccaccaGCGCCTCAGCTAgacctctcctccccttctccacGGGGCCCGGCAGCCCTCTCTTCCAGCCACCTGCCTTCCAGTCCCAGGGCAGCCCCATGCAGGGGCCCGAGCTCTCCCTGACCAGTGTCCACGTCCCCCTGGAGTCTATCAAGCCTA GCAGCGCCCTTCCTGTGACAGCCTATGATAAAAATGGCTTCCGCATCCTCTTCCATTTTGCCAAGGAGTGTCCTCCAGGACGGCCCGacgtgctggtggtggtagtgtccaTGCTGAACACGGCTCCCTTGCCTATCAAGGGCATCGTGCTGCAGGCTGCAGTGCCCAAG tcAATGAAAGTGAAGTTGCAGCCACCCTCTGGGACAGAACTCTCTCCGTTTAGCCCCATCCAGCCACCTGCAGCCATCACCCAGGTCATGCTGCTGGCCAATCCACTGAAG GAGAAGGCGAGGCTTCGGTACAGGCTGACCTTCGCCTTGGGGGAGCAGCTGAGCACGGAGGTGGGTGAGGTGGACCAGTTCCCTCCTGTGGAGCAGTGGGGGAACCTATGA
- the GGA3 gene encoding ADP-ribosylation factor-binding protein GGA3 isoform X2, translating into MAEAEGESLESWLNKATNPSNRQEDWEYIIGFCDQINKELEGPQIAVRLLAHKIQSPQEWEAVQALTVLEACMKNCGRRFHNEVGKFRFLNELIKVVSPKYLGDRVSEKVKTKVIELLYSWTLALPEESKIKDAYHMLKRQGIVQSDPLIPMDRTLIPSPPPRPKNPVFDDEEKSKLLAKLLKSKNPDDLQEANKLIKSMVKEDEARIQKVAKRLHALEEVSNNVKLLSEMLLHYSREDSSEADKELMKELFDRCESKRRTLFKLASETEDNDSSLGDILQASDNLSRVINSYKTVVEGQVINGEVVTSAIPDSEGKHRSSNQGTLIDLAELDAPSSLSPVLAPAPRPSGIPVLPPPPQASGPGRSHSSSQAEAPPGPSSTGHTLSLLDEELLCLGLTDPAPCAPPRESAGNSQWPLFQERSNLDFFSPKPGTGACSLSDGPLLQPSAAPAGNSQAPVVPASVPAPPAGSFSFSTGLASASAPKAEPAAPGHHGSALGDSTLRQLDALDQLLEEAKATSGLVKPISSGFFAGAATSPLLPTSASARPLLPFSTGPGSPLFQPPAFQSQGSPMQGPELSLTSVHVPLESIKPSSALPVTAYDKNGFRILFHFAKECPPGRPDVLVVVVSMLNTAPLPIKGIVLQAAVPKSMKVKLQPPSGTELSPFSPIQPPAAITQVMLLANPLKEKARLRYRLTFALGEQLSTEVGEVDQFPPVEQWGNL; encoded by the exons ATAAAGCCACCAATCCTTCCAACCGCCAGGAGGACTGGGAATACATAATTGGCTTTTGTGATCAGATCAACAAAGAGCTTGAAGG GCCACAGATCGCCGTCCGACTGCTGGCCCATAAGATCCAGTCTCCGCAGGAATGGGAGGCAGTCCAGGCCCTGACG GTGCTGGAGGCCTGCATGAAGAACTGTGGGAGGAGATTTCATAACGAAGTGGGAAAGTTCCGGTTTTTGAATGAGTTGATCAAAGTCGTCTCTCCAAAG TACCTGGGGGACAGGGTGTCTGAGAAAGTGAAGACCAAGGTTATTGAGCTGCTTTATAGCTGGACGTTGGCCCTGCCGGAGGAATCAAAGATCAAGGATGCCTACCACATGTTGAAGAGACAGG GCATTGTGCAGTCTGACCCGCTGATACCTATGGACAGGACACTGATCCCCTCTCCGCCACCTCGTCCCAAAAACCCTGTTTTTGATGATGAGGAGAAGTCCAAG CTTTTAGCCAAGTTGTTGAAAAGCAAAAACCCAGACGACCTGCAGGAGGCCAACAAGCTCATCAAGTCCATGGTGAAGGAA GATGAGGCGCGCATCCAGAAGGTGGCGAAGCGTCTGCACGCTCTGGAGGAGGTCAGTAACAACGTAAAGCTGCTCAGTGAGATGCTGCTTCATTACAGCAGAGAGGATTCTTCAGAGGCAGATAAAGAGCTCATGAAG GAGCTGTTTGATCGGTGTGAGAGCAAGAGGCGGACGTTATTCAAACTAGCCAGCGAGACAGAGGACAACGACAGTAGTTTAG GGGACATCCTGCAGGCCAGTGACAACCTCTCCCGGGTCATCAACTCTTATAAAACAGTCGTTGAAGGGCAGGTCATCAATGGTGAGGTGGTCACCTCAGCCATTCCTGACTCTGAAG GAAAGCACCGCTCCAGTAACCAAGGCACTCTCATTGACCTTGCCGAGTTGGACGCGCCGAGCAGCTTGTCCCCAGTGCTggcccccgcgccccgcccctCGGGCATCCCTGTCCTCCCTCCGCCCCCCCAGGCCTCGGGACCCGGGCGCAGCCACTCGTCCAGCCAGGCCGAGGCGCCCCCGGGACCCAGCAGCACAGGCCACACCCTCAGCCTGCTGGACGAGGAGCTGCTCTGCTTGG GTCTCACCGACCCAGCCCCCTGTGCTCCTCCCAGAGAGTCAGCCGGAAACAGCCAGTGGCCCCTGTTCCAG GAACGGTCGAACCTGGACTTCTTCAGCCCCAAACCCGGGACTGGTGCCTGTAGCCTCTCAGATGGGCCTCTCCTGCAGCCCTCAGCAGCCCCCGCAGGCAACTCCCAGGCCCCCGTGGTCCCAGCCAGCGTTCCGGCCCCCCCGGCAGGCTCCTTCTCGTTTTCCACCGGCCTGGCCTCAGCTTCGGCCCCCAAGGCTGAGCCCGCGGCCCCCGGGCACCATGGTTCAGCTTTGGGCGACAGCACCCTGCGCCAGCTGGACGCCCTTGATCAGCTTCTAGAAGAGGCCAAAGC gaCCTCAGGCCTGGTGAAACCCATCTCCTCCGGCTTCTTCGCTGGCGCTGCCacctcccctctgctccccaccaGCGCCTCAGCTAgacctctcctccccttctccacGGGGCCCGGCAGCCCTCTCTTCCAGCCACCTGCCTTCCAGTCCCAGGGCAGCCCCATGCAGGGGCCCGAGCTCTCCCTGACCAGTGTCCACGTCCCCCTGGAGTCTATCAAGCCTA GCAGCGCCCTTCCTGTGACAGCCTATGATAAAAATGGCTTCCGCATCCTCTTCCATTTTGCCAAGGAGTGTCCTCCAGGACGGCCCGacgtgctggtggtggtagtgtccaTGCTGAACACGGCTCCCTTGCCTATCAAGGGCATCGTGCTGCAGGCTGCAGTGCCCAAG tcAATGAAAGTGAAGTTGCAGCCACCCTCTGGGACAGAACTCTCTCCGTTTAGCCCCATCCAGCCACCTGCAGCCATCACCCAGGTCATGCTGCTGGCCAATCCACTGAAG GAGAAGGCGAGGCTTCGGTACAGGCTGACCTTCGCCTTGGGGGAGCAGCTGAGCACGGAGGTGGGTGAGGTGGACCAGTTCCCTCCTGTGGAGCAGTGGGGGAACCTATGA